In a single window of the Oryctolagus cuniculus chromosome 2, mOryCun1.1, whole genome shotgun sequence genome:
- the LOC138848687 gene encoding collagen alpha-1(I) chain-like, with protein sequence MRLPQLCCLHEPEAEANLGQQGRRHGPGWGIGGRPSSVSAWAAALRPVCILTAGSAASPFTSRTLEAGRAAAHSKGGVGEAEAGSGRTSAGPALLLPVCSDGGDDDDGSNSCVDDGPPTPAWPALLPRAAKTALLRKLWPGPAQGTARALRGAAGAAGAAGVTHGGAGSCPRPGAGAPLNRGRPGLRSTPHPPSNPELSDELRRARRGWGPTVPTPSPLPPLPAPPTTSHRSNTNPQHLLHSRLGKVRGAWLPTAPWVCGGRGTGQEGHAALLSLPWSPRLGDAGCRGCASVGLAGQPAASFGGCVACGPSPAHPAQRGGFPRRSGKSGGPPSELTAIQRATPSCGRSGVGKAAAVRGACVSSLRPPGLSRERARACEVAHGGSRGAPHPRRSAVHTPATQDGPRLPGGTPSRTQPGRGPGLGGPKLGSGAAVQVTRASPCPGLSVLW encoded by the exons ATGCGGCTGCCTCAGCTCTGTTGCCTGCACGAGCCGGAGGCTGAGGCCAAcctggggcagcaggggcggAGGCATGGCCCCGGCTGGGGCATCGGAGG GAGACCGAGCTCCGTGTCCGCCTGGGCCGCAGCCCTCAGGCCTGTGTGCATCCTCACTGCAGGAAGCGCTGCCTCCCCCTTCACCTCCAGGACCCTGGAGGCCGGCAGGGCAG ccGCCCACAgcaagggtggggtgggggaggcggagGCGGGCTCTGGCCGCACCTCTGCAGGGCCcgccctgctgctccctgtctgcagtgatggtggtgatgatgatgatggcagtAACAGCTGTGTGGATGACGGCCCGCCCACGCCTGCCTGGCCAGCGCTCCTGCCCCGGGCAGCCAAGACAGCACTTCTCAGGAagctgtggcctggcccggcccaggggACAGCGAGAGCGCTTCgtggggcggcgggggcggcgggggcggcgggcgtCACACACGGCGGGGCCGGGTCTTGTCCCAGGCCGGGTGCGGGAGCTCCTCTCAACAGAGGCCGGCCCGGCCTGCGTTCCACGCCCCACCCCCCAAGCAACCCTGAACTCAGTGATGAGCTCCGAAGGGCaagaaggggctgggggccaaccgtgcccacccccagccctctccctcccctcccggccccgcccacaaCCAGCCACAGATCCAACACAaacccacagcacctgctccactCCAGGCTCGGCAAGGTGCGCGGTGCCTGgctgcccactgccccctgggTGTGTGGGGGCAGAGGGACAGGCCAGGAGGGGCACGCAGCGCTCTTGTCCCTGCCGTGGTCGCCGAGGCTCGGGGACGCGGGCTGCCGTGGCTGTGCCTCAGTAGGGCTGGCTGGCCAGCCGGCTGCCTCCTTCGGTGGGTGTGTGGCCTGCGGCCCTTCCCCGGCCCACCCGGCCCAGAGGGGCGGCTTCCCACGGAGATCCGGGAAGAGTGGGGGACCACCCTCTGAGCTCACAGCCATCCAGCGCGCCACGCCCTCGTGTGGGAG GAGCGGAGTCGGCAAAGCAGCAGCCGTCCGTGGGGCCTGCGTCTCCTCTCTGCGACCCCCCGGCCTTAGCAGGGAGAGAGCTCGGGCATGTGAGGTGGCTCACGGCGGCTCGCGAGGGGCGCCCCACCCCCGGCGGTCAGCAGTGCACACACCTGCCACTCAGGACGGCCCCCGCCTTCCCGGGGGGACCCCAAGCAGGACtcagccagggagggggccagggctcGGGGGTCCCAAGCTGGGCAGTGGGGCGGCAGTGCAGGTGACCCGCGCCTCACCTTGCCCAGGCCTGAGCGTGCTGTGGTGA